The following proteins come from a genomic window of Penaeus monodon isolate SGIC_2016 chromosome 22, NSTDA_Pmon_1, whole genome shotgun sequence:
- the LOC119587439 gene encoding forkhead box protein O6-like: MMATSFFSLVKEEPDTGHDIMETTPVALPPTSVGMGGHTSPGSGGPHVGGPPMQAGMPLTPVTPTSLQPPPHHRIEIDPNFEPVARSRSNTWPLPCPEGYMEGEEPVAVATEGPVPVDQPRPPGAVGPGDPPGGPPKKNTSRRNPWGNMSYADLIAQAIMSSPDGRATLSQIYDWMVQNVPYFKDKGDSNSSAGWKA, from the exons ATGATGGCAACAAGTTTCTTTTCGTTGGTGAAAGAGGAACCTGATACAGGACACGATATTATGGAAACTACACCTGTGGCACTGCCACCCACAAGCGTGGGCATGGGCGGTCATACATCCCCGGGGAGCGGTGGCCCACATGTAGGTGGCCCGCCCATGCAGGCTGGCATGCCTTTGACACCCGTTACCCCCACCAGCCTTCAGCCTCCCCCACACCACCGTATCGAGATTGACCCAAACTTCGAGCCCGTGGCACGCTCGCGCTCGAACACGTGGCCGCTGCCATGCCCCGAAGGCTACATGGAAGGGGAAGAGCCCGTGGCGGTCGCCACCGAAGGCCCGGTCCCCGTTGACCAGCCGCGGCCTCCGGGCGCCGTTGGTCCGGGCGACCCTCCGGGCGGCCCGCCCAAGAAGAACACCTCCCGCCGGAACCCCTGGGGCAACATGTCCTACGCCGACCTCATCGCACAGGCCATCATGTCGTCCCCCGACGGACGCGCCACGCTGTCCCAGATCTACGATTGGATGGTTCAGAACGTGCCCTACTTCAAGGATAAGGGCGACTCCAACTCTTCCGCCGGCTGGAAG GCATAA
- the LOC119587440 gene encoding forkhead box protein O4-like: MECLTEVMPRGRCNTWPPPSQDEAPSQHYFPPTAMAPHHGQQYPEVGDSAPCGLTPAAVPANSSKKGGSTRRNAWGGMSYADLITSAISSSPERRLTLAQIYDWVVANIPYFKDKGDSNSSAGWKSSFTRAYKCNSAKAHTIISTRFTLEGELAKPGLTSR; this comes from the exons ATGGAGTGCCTGACGGAGGTGATGCCCCGGGGCCGCTGTAACACGTGGCCCCCGCCGTCCCAGGACGAAGCTCCCTCCCAGCACTACTTCCCTCCTACGGCCATGGCTCCTCACCATGGGCAGCAATACCCCGAGGTGGGCGACAGCGCCCCGTGCGGCCTCACCCCGGCTGCAGTGCCTGCAAACAGCAGCAAGAAGGGGGGCAGCACCCGCAGGAACGCGTGGGGCGGCATGAGCTACGCCGACCTCATCACCTCGGCGATCAGCTCCTCCCCCGAGAGACGCCTCACGCTCGCCCAGATCTATGACTGGGTGGTGGCCAACATACCTTACTTCAAGGACAAGGGCGATTCGAACTCATCCGCAGGATGGAAG TCGTCTTTTACACGAGCATATAAATGCAATAGCGCCAAAG CTCATACAATTATATCGACGCGCTTCACACTTGAGGGTGAACTAGCCAAACCGGGTCTCACATCTCGCTGA